One genomic window of Syngnathus acus chromosome 11, fSynAcu1.2, whole genome shotgun sequence includes the following:
- the LOC119130199 gene encoding uncharacterized protein LOC119130199 has protein sequence MRGMACVLLSNLLFTVVSASYKVKEEHRTAFFGEDIHIDIPPGDVGEVMFRPKANKSVEVPLLRAGNVLHGRARLNSYGHLVLDDVQEEDEGVYVVSRNESVLSRLTLDVRDCAVEEVVKYGDTYYIHLNQVQGPISLEFRPGPVHHINHSDFLHATEPPAALLFRHTLVLADAYAGRLSVTDKIVALHSVKMADEGSFTVRDHEGKVRRRNCLHVREHQDFLHPSDGADMKVKLYLDHAQVNVVYRPKSGHHGFPVLERGVLVTPPESQLAGRVSVDGSQLLLRKVRGSDEGVFKITDLEGFPVAHVYVDVIASRLPPLTLAILSLLSLLAFMLLVCLLSCLFKVHQRNEKNKKLALLAQQAGKGEAFCQVVHEAYNRFTEESLMHSASHQPDENTDVTIKDVEVSKAGGYRALTSDVNFLEMSDSGVDSGLPLDSDTDAVVTCASHKPLLETRTLSPTAEGGQEVAPVTDGDAQKCADPPAGDETAAEGGEAERKDEST, from the exons ATGAGAGGGATGGCGTGTGTGTTGCTTAGCAACCTGCTCTTCACGG tTGTGTCAGCATCCTATAAAG TCAAGGAAGAGCACAGGACGGCCTTCTTCGGGGAAGACATCCACATCGACATCCCGCCCGGTGACGTCGGTGAGGTGATGTTCCGTCCCAAGGCCAACAAGAGCGTGGAGGTGCCGCTTCTCCGAGCGGGAAACGTGCTGCATGGACGAGCTCGTCTCAATTCCTACGGCCACTTGGTGCTGGACGACGtgcaggaggaggacgagggcgTCTACGTGGTCAGCAGGAACGAAAGCGTGCTTAGCCGCCTCACGCTCGACGTCCGAG ATTGTGCCGTGGAGGAGGTGGTCAAGTATGGAGACACTTATTACATCCACTTGAACCAGGTCCAAGGTCCAATCAGCTTGGAGTTCAG GCCCGGTCCCGTCCACCACATCAACCATTCGGACTTCCTGCACGCTACCGAGCCGCCGGCCGCGCTGCTCTTCCGCCACACGCTGGTGCTGGCCGACGCCTACGCCGGACGCCTGAGTGTGACCGACAAGATCGTGGCGCTGCACTCGGTCAAGATGGCGGACGAGGGGAGCTTTACCGTGCGCGACCATGAGGGGAAAGTGCGGAGGAGGAACTGCCTTCATGTGCGAG AGCACCAGGACTTCCTACATCCTTCCGACGGAGCCGACATGAAAGTAAAACTCTACCTGGACCACGCCCAAGTCAATGTGGTCTACAGGCCCAAATCCGGCCACCACGGCTTTCCGGTTCTGGAACGAGGCGTTCTGGTGACGCCGCCGGAGTCTCAGCTGGCGGGCCGTGTCAGCGTGGACGGGTCCCAACTGCTGCTCAGGAAGGTCCGAGGGTCTGACGAAGGCGTCTTCAAAATCACGGACCTGGAAGGGTTCCCCGTGGCTCATGTTTACGTGGACGTGATTG CCTCCAGGCTGCCGCCGCTGACGctggccattttgtcactgcTGAGCTTGCTGGCCTTCATGCTGCTGGTGTGCCTGCTGTCGTGCCTCTTCAAGGTGCACCAGAGGAACGAGAAGAACAAGAAGCTGGCGCTACTCGCCCAGCAGGCCGGCAAGGGCGAGGCCTTTTGCCAG gtggTCCACGAGGCGTACAACAGATTCACGGAAGAGTCGCTCATGCACTCGGCAAGCCACCAACCAGATGAGAACACCGATGTCACCATTAAG GACGTGGAGGTTTCCAAAGCGGGCGGCTACCGGGCGCTCACGTCAGATGTCAACTTCCTGGAGATGAGTGACTCCGGAGTGGACTCGGGTCTCCCACTGGACAGCGATACGGACGCCGTCGTGACCTGCGCCTCCCACAAGCCCCTCCTCGAGACTCGTACCCTAAGCCCCACAGCCGAGGGGGGTCAAGAGGTCGCGCCGGTGACCGACGGGGACGCCCAAAAGTGCGCCGATCCGCCCGCTGGTGACGAGACGGCGGCCGAGGGAGGGGAAGCTGAGCGGAAGGATGAGAGCACCTGA